GTTTTTACCCCTCTAATTCTAAATTCAGCTAAGGCACGGCGTATTTTTCTACTAGCGCCATCTAAGGAGTTGCCATGTGCTGTAATCTTAACAAGCATGGAATCGAAAAAAGGCGAGATTTTGGCACCCTGGTAAATGCTTCCTGCATCTAAACGAATACCAAATCCAGAGGCACTTCGGTAAGCCGAAACGGTTCCATAATCTGGTTTAAAATCATTTTGAGGATCTTCGGTTGTAATTCTACATTGCAGCGCATACCCATTGATGCGAATTGATTCTTGGTTGGCTATTTTAATTTGCTCGTCAGATAGTTTGTATCCGCCAGCAATAAATAATTGTGCTTTTACTAAATCGATGTTAGTAATGACTTCAGTAACGGTGTGTTCCACTTGAATTCTAGGATTGACTTCAATAAAATAAATAGAATCATCATCGTCTACTAAAAACTCAACCGTACCAATGTTGTTATAATTTACAGCTTTACATATTTTTATGGCGTAGGCATATAAAGCGTCTTTAGTTTCATCTTTCAGGCCAAAAGAGGGCGCGAATTCAATTACTTTTTGGTATCGGCGTTGTACAGAGCAATCGCGCTCGAAAAGGTGAACGGTGTTTCCGTAATTATCGGCAACAATTTGGATTTCTATATGTTTTGGGTTTTCTACAAATTTTTCTAAAAACACGGTGTCATCACCAAACGCATTTAGAGCTTCGCGTTTGCTTTCGTTATAAGCGCCCTTAAGTTCGTCTTCTTTTCTAATAACCCGCATGCCTCTTCCGCCACCTCCAGAGGCCGCTTTTAGCATGATGGGATAGCCAATTTTTTTAGCTTCGATTAAAGCTGTTTTTATATCTATTAAGGGTTTCTCGTTGCTTCGAATTATGGGAATGTTATTGGCTACCGCAACTTCTTTAGCCATAATTTTGTCGCCTAAAGATTTTAAAACAGATACTTTCGGACCAATAAAAATAAGACCATTGTCTTCACATTTCTTAGCAAAAGTGGCATTTTCAGAAAGAAAACCATATCCCGGATGAATAGCATCGGCACCATTATCTAAAGCAACCTTTATAATAGCATCCATATTCAAATATGGCTTTAAAGGTTCGTTGTCTTCACCAATTTGGTAGGATTCATCAGCTTTGTATCGATGTAGTGAGTATCTGTCTTCGAAGGTGTAAACACCAACGGTTTTAATGCTAATTTCGGTGCAGGCTCTAAAAATTCTAATGGCAATTTCACCTCTGTTTGCTACAAGTACTTTTTTGATGTTCATAGGAATAGAAAATTAAAACAGATTTTTAAATGAAAGGGATACTTAAACTAATTGTCTGAAAATACGAAAAATAAATATTAAGCAATATGTTTTAAGTAATAAATATGTAGTTCTTCTGCTGAAGCACCAATCCATCTTTTAAAATAAATCCTTGCAAAGTGATATTGAAGTTTCCAAACACCATGTTTTTGGTACAACCTTGCTGAGGTTTTAAGTTTTTTATTGATAACTACAAATTGCTTTCTTTCGTATAAAGCTTGAATAAGGATGTTGTCTTCATAAATCACATAGCTTTCATTGAAACCGCCAATGTCTTCAAATAAACGTTTGGTTATAAATTGACTTTGATCACCGCCACGGCAAGCAGGGTGATTAAACTGTGTAAACCAACAGACTAGTTTTAACCACCAATGGGTACTGTTAAATTGCATTCTAAAGCATCCCGCCTGATTGTTTTTTTTAACTTCATCAACAATGAATTGATCGAAATTTTTAGGAGGAAAAGAATCGGCGTGTAAAAAATAAAGAATGTTTCCTGTAGCGTGTTTTGCGCCTAAATTCATTTGTTTAGCACGTCCTTTTTTGGAATTTAATAAGATGCTATTGGAGAACTTTGAAACAATACTTTGTGAACCATCAGTACTGCCGCCATCGACAATAATAATTTCAGAAACATTATCTTTTGAAGTGTTTTTTAGAATATAAATCAGCAGATTTTCAATAATCTCAGCTTCATTAAGAATAGGAATGATGATTGAAATTTTATTCATTCAAGTCCCAATTATAATCTTTATATCGAGTTTTAGCTTTCGCTGAAATTTTAATGTCTGAATATCGATTTAAGAAATCAATTAAACCACCATTTTGTTTGAAATCTTTAGCGAACCATTGAAATATTTTCGAGAGTTCTAATGTGTCTGTTGAAATAATATTTCTGTTAGTATCACTTAAGAAATTTTTGGTTGCTTTAGTAAGTTGTTGTTCTATATTTTCAGTAGTATAAGCTTCGTTTGATAATTTCGGACAAGAAACAGAGGCACAAACAATAGCAAAATGAATACGTGGTTCGTCCATTTTACGTAAAATTTCATGTTCAATGTCGTTTAAATTATACCATGTATTACCCAGCTTCCAAAGCTTTTGATCCCAAGGGTTTTTAATGTCTTTGATACTTTTAATAGGGGAATTACGTAAAATTAAATCAATGGTTAAGGCATTATAAGCGTTTATCCAATAGACTAATTTTTCTTCTTTTGAATGGGAATCATTGAGAATATTTTTGCTTAGATAGTTGATGTATGTATTTAACTCTTTATTATCTGTTTTGAAGGTTTTGTAATTAACCTGTCCCTTGTCGGAAACATGTTTTTCTAAAAGTATCGTCCATGATGAATGGTCTACATTTTGAGCTCGAATAGAAACGCTTAATAGGGTACAGATAACAATGCTGAATAATTTTGTCATTATTTTTTATTGAGAGGATAAAACTCCTGATTTATAAAATCTTTAGGGAATTGCTCGTCGTCTTTAAAACCTAATTCAATATCTTTTCCGTTATGTGGAATATAATTTGTTTTAAAAATGTAATCCCAAAGGCTTAGAGTTAGTCCGTAATTAACACCATACCTTGCATGTTTAGGAAGTTCTTTTGCATGATGCCAAATATGCATTTTAGGATTGTTAAAGATGTATTTTAAAAAACCATAATCCCAACCCAAATTGGCATGATTTAAATGCCCAATTACAATGCTGAAAAAGAAAACAATGGCCACATCTTGCGCATCGAATCCACCAATAATAGCAATGGGAATATATAATAGCGATTTGTAAACTACGGGTTCCATCCAATGGTAGCGGAGGTGTGCTGCAAACCCCATTTCTTTAACGGAGTGGTGCACCTTATGAAAATTCCATAAGAAAGGCACGCGGTGTAACAAGCGGTGCGTGTTCCATTGTACAAAATCTGAAACTATAAAAAATATAAATAGTCCGAGCCATTTTGGTAAATCGTCTACATCGAATAGTTGAAAACTTGAAACGGAGAGTCCTATTGTTTTTAAGCCATCATTAAACAATTCTGCTACTGTATTTGATAAAGCAATGAGCACAATTAAATTTAAAAGGAAGAAATTGAAGAACATATAAAAAGTGTCTAACCAAAAATCTTTCCTAAAAATAGATTGGTTTTTACGCCAGGGGAATATAATTTCCAACAGCCAAACAACGAGAGAGATTATAATTAATCCATAAAAAAAGTTATCCCAATGGTTGATTGAAATTAACTCGTGCTTTAAGTAATTCCAATAACCCGAATAGGATTTTTTTATGATGTTTATGTATTTTTCCATGGTTAGGTACAGTCGTAGACCCTTCAGGATTTTAAAACCTGAAGGATCTTACTCAAGAATTAATTTTTCATTTTCAATATTTATAACAACTTTTCTTTGCTGATGAGTTTCTATAAAGTTAGTTAAATCATCAAACAAATTGATTACTTCTTCTCTTTGTATGTGTGTTTTAGCTTGTGATATTATGGATTGATATGATGAATGTTTATAGGTGCTAAAATCGTTATGAATTTGGTGGTTTTCAGGATTCAAGTGAATATATAAAACCAATGTTTTAAGATATTCTTCATTTGAAATACATATTCTTTTAAAAGGCTTTTCAAGGAGACTTCCTGTGCGATTATATTTCTTATTGATTGCTTTTGTGTATGCATTAAATAAATTTGACAATTTTTGGGAAGGTGTAGCGCAATCTTCATTAATTTTTAATAATAGATGAAAATGATTTGGTAAAAGACAATAGCTGAAAATTGAAAAATCTGGAATAAGATGTTTTTTGATTAAATCTAGAAAATAGGTGTAATTAATATCTTCTAAGAAAATATTTTGACCGTTGTTTCCGCGATTGTATATGTGATAATAATGTTCTGTTACCAGTTTTTCTATTTGCATTTTTTCTATTTTAAAACAGAAGATTTATTAGAGTTATAGACCCTTCAGGTTTTTAAAACCTGAAGGGTCTTATTAAATTAACAACACCCACCTCCATCATAATGATAAGTAGATTCACTAATAAATATATCGTCTCTGTTTAATGAGGCTAAAGCACCTGCGGTTTTATCGCAAATGGCTAAAGGTTGGTTTTTTAATAACACATGACCTAGCTTATCATCAAAATAATCGTGTTCACCATAGTAAATAGCGGCTTTGCCTGTAAATATGCAGGGGCCATCGCTTGGCATGGGGTCTTTGATTGCTGCTACTTCTATAGACTCAATATATATTAATTCATTTGTTGGATAGTGTTTTGAATCTAGAATGCGGTATGGTTTTCTTGCTCTAATTTCAATGGTTCCAAAACCAGCATCGGTGAGTGCTTTTACATAGTCTGCAATAGGTAAACTACCACTTAAGCATAAAGCGCGCAAGCGATCGTCGTTTCTAAGTTCCTCATTCATTTCTTGCTCACAGGTGGGGTCGCTCATTACTAACCTACCATGTGGTTTTAGTACGCGGTACATTTCGGCAATGGCTTGCTTTAAATCATCTGCTTTGAAAATATTGAACAGGCAATTTTGAGCAGCGACATCAATACTATTATCTTTCACAGGAAGATTCATAGCGTCGCCTTTTTTGAGGTCTACAAAATTGCTTTTAAACCAAGAATTTAATGTTTCGGCTTCTATGAAGTTTTTGCGGGATGCTTCTAACATTTCATCCACCACATCAATACCAACTACGCCGCCTTTTTGACGGTTGAAATAAGCAAATTGTAATAATTCCATACCACCGCCCACACCAACATATAACATTTTTGGGTTGTTGGTTAAATCGCGGGCATGTACTGTAGAACCGCAACCATAATTCATTTCCTGCATTATTTTTGGAATTTTTAATCCAGGTAATTCCCAAATAGGGTTGGTGGTACAGCATAAGCCAACATCTGGAGTTAATGCTGCTTCTTTGTAAACGTTGTGTGTGGTTTCTAGGTAACTCATTTATAGATGTCTTAGACTTTTAGATTTTAGACTTGTTAGATTATTTAGACAACTTAGATTGTTAGATAGTTTGTTTTCAGACCTCACAGGTTTTTAAAACCTGTGAGGTCTTGTTTTGCGTTAGGGATTGCAGCGGAAAGCCCACAGTGAGATACGAACGAGGACTTGTAGCGTAAAGCCCGACCCTTGTGGTAACGCCCAAATGCTATATTGTTTTTATCAATTCTTTAAATAATGTAATCATGTTTGGTTCTGCTTTTTCTGCCATGGCAATAATTTCGGTAATATCTACAGGTTTTAAGTTGTTTGGGTCGCATTCGTCAGTAAGAACTGATACCGCAGCTACTTTTAATTTTAGATGATTTGCCACAATAATTTCCGGTACAGTGCTCATACCCACAGCATCGGCACCTAAAATTTTTAGCATGCGGTATTCGGCGCGGGTTTCCAGTTGCGGGCCAACAACACTGGCATAAACACCTTCGTGTAATGTAATGTTATTGGTTTTAGCGATGGTTTTAAATTGAGAATTGATTTCAGCATCGTAAGGTGCACTCATATCGGTAAAGCGTTCTCCCATTTTTTCAACGCCTTTAAAAGCTAGGGGAGAGCTGCCTTGAAGGTTGATGTGGTCTTCAATAAGCATCAATTCACCTTTTTTAAAATTTAAATTGATGGCACCCGCAGCATTGGAAATTAATAGGGTTTTGATGCCTAATTTTTCCATGATGCGCACTGGATACGTAACGTCTTGCAACGAGTAACCTTCATATATGTGAAAGCGCCCTTGCATAACCACGACTTTTTTACCTTCAAAAGTGCCGTAAATTAATTTTCCTTTATGGAACTCAACGGTGGCTGTTGGGAAGTTAGGAATATGGTTATAACTAACTTCATTTATAAGGTCGATTTCATTTACGAGCTGTCCTAAACCAGTGCCTAGTATAATGCCGATTTCGGGGTTGTCGAATCCTTTACCTTGTAAATATGTAACGGTTTCTTCTATTTCTTTAATCATGTAACTTTTTAATATGGTGTTGTAAATCTAAATTTGATTGATACGCTTTTGAAGCAATTAAATCTTCGTAAGTATCTATATCATTTAATGTCTCTAAGGTAGTGAATAGGATGTTATTTTCTTCTAAATCGGTTAAGGTTTCTTCTAGTAATTTAGGTTCGCTCCAAGATTTATTATTGAAAATAAAATGATACATATTTGAGAGCCCTAATAAATAATAGCCACCATCTTCTGCTGGACCAATAACTACTTTGTGCTTTTTTAAAGCATCAAAAGCGTTATTAATAGTTTCTTTCTTTAGATCTAACAAATCACTACCTATAATAATTATTTTTTCATAACCCATTTGAAACAACTCTAAAAATGCATTTTCCATTTTAGAACCCAAATCATCACCTTGTTGTAATTTTTTTCTAAAAACAGTAGCATCCCAAATATCATTTTTTTGAATGGAATTGGAGTAAAATACAAATCGATCTACTGGAATTTCTTTAGAAACATGGGCAGTATGTTGCAATAGGGATTTGTATATGTATAGAGCAGATTCATCACCTATGCTTTTAGCTAACCGTGTTTTACATTTTCCCAATTCTGGATTTCTAGTAAAAATAATGAGTGCATTTTTTGAGGTAGGAAAATAGAAGTTTGTAGCCATCTCTCGAGTTTCATTGTTATTATTGCTTAAAATCCCCATGACTGTTCTTTTAAAAATTGCACTTAAGCCACACTGCCTTGACAACTGCTTCCTGCACCTGCCGTACAACCATAACAGTGTTGCGAAATAACAATATTTCTACCTTCTAGTAAATCTTCATTATAGTCTGAAATGTGTTTCACTTTACTGTTTACAGGTAGTTCTAACATTTGATTAAAATCACAATCAAATAAATAACCATCCCAACTAATAGATAGCGTATTGGTACACATAACATTTGCTACGGCACTTGGGTTGTATGCTTCCACTAGTGAATACATATAATCTTCATAGTTTTCAGAAGCAATTAGATAATCTAAAAACCTGCTTATAGGTAGATTTGTGATAGCAAATAGATTATGAAATTGTATATTAAATTCTTCTAGAAGTGATTTTTTAAAATCTTTTTCTAATGATTTTTGATTGCCTGGTAAAAAGGCACCTGATGGGTTGTAAACCAAATCCAATCGCAAATTGCTGTTGGGCATTCCGTAACCTACGGCATTTAACATTTTTAAAGCTTTAATAGAGGCGTTAAAAACACCATCTCCCCGTTGTTTGTCTGTTTTTCCTTTAGTCCAATGAGGCATGGAACTTGCTACGTGCACATTATATTTTTTGAAAAACTCAGGTAAATCGTTATATTTTTTATTAGCGGTAATTATGGTTAAGTTAGAACGAACAATAAAATCTTTAATACCAGCTTTGGAGGCTTCTTCAACAAACCAACGGAAATTGGGATTCATTTCAGGTGCACCACCTGTTAAGTCTAAGGTATGGGCGCCTGTGTTTTTGATGACTTCCAGACACTGACTCATAGTGTCCCGTGTCATGATTTCTTTGCGATCTGGACCAGCATCTACATGGCAATGCGAACAAACCTGATTACACATATAGCCCACATTGATTTGT
The genomic region above belongs to Mariniflexile litorale and contains:
- a CDS encoding TIGR04283 family arsenosugar biosynthesis glycosyltransferase; protein product: MNKISIIIPILNEAEIIENLLIYILKNTSKDNVSEIIIVDGGSTDGSQSIVSKFSNSILLNSKKGRAKQMNLGAKHATGNILYFLHADSFPPKNFDQFIVDEVKKNNQAGCFRMQFNSTHWWLKLVCWFTQFNHPACRGGDQSQFITKRLFEDIGGFNESYVIYEDNILIQALYERKQFVVINKKLKTSARLYQKHGVWKLQYHFARIYFKRWIGASAEELHIYYLKHIA
- a CDS encoding DUF547 domain-containing protein — translated: MTKLFSIVICTLLSVSIRAQNVDHSSWTILLEKHVSDKGQVNYKTFKTDNKELNTYINYLSKNILNDSHSKEEKLVYWINAYNALTIDLILRNSPIKSIKDIKNPWDQKLWKLGNTWYNLNDIEHEILRKMDEPRIHFAIVCASVSCPKLSNEAYTTENIEQQLTKATKNFLSDTNRNIISTDTLELSKIFQWFAKDFKQNGGLIDFLNRYSDIKISAKAKTRYKDYNWDLNE
- a CDS encoding sterol desaturase family protein, with the protein product MEKYINIIKKSYSGYWNYLKHELISINHWDNFFYGLIIISLVVWLLEIIFPWRKNQSIFRKDFWLDTFYMFFNFFLLNLIVLIALSNTVAELFNDGLKTIGLSVSSFQLFDVDDLPKWLGLFIFFIVSDFVQWNTHRLLHRVPFLWNFHKVHHSVKEMGFAAHLRYHWMEPVVYKSLLYIPIAIIGGFDAQDVAIVFFFSIVIGHLNHANLGWDYGFLKYIFNNPKMHIWHHAKELPKHARYGVNYGLTLSLWDYIFKTNYIPHNGKDIELGFKDDEQFPKDFINQEFYPLNKK
- a CDS encoding transposase, with product MQIEKLVTEHYYHIYNRGNNGQNIFLEDINYTYFLDLIKKHLIPDFSIFSYCLLPNHFHLLLKINEDCATPSQKLSNLFNAYTKAINKKYNRTGSLLEKPFKRICISNEEYLKTLVLYIHLNPENHQIHNDFSTYKHSSYQSIISQAKTHIQREEVINLFDDLTNFIETHQQRKVVINIENEKLILE
- the arsM gene encoding arsenosugar biosynthesis arsenite methyltransferase ArsM → MSYLETTHNVYKEAALTPDVGLCCTTNPIWELPGLKIPKIMQEMNYGCGSTVHARDLTNNPKMLYVGVGGGMELLQFAYFNRQKGGVVGIDVVDEMLEASRKNFIEAETLNSWFKSNFVDLKKGDAMNLPVKDNSIDVAAQNCLFNIFKADDLKQAIAEMYRVLKPHGRLVMSDPTCEQEMNEELRNDDRLRALCLSGSLPIADYVKALTDAGFGTIEIRARKPYRILDSKHYPTNELIYIESIEVAAIKDPMPSDGPCIFTGKAAIYYGEHDYFDDKLGHVLLKNQPLAICDKTAGALASLNRDDIFISESTYHYDGGGCC
- a CDS encoding purine-nucleoside phosphorylase is translated as MIKEIEETVTYLQGKGFDNPEIGIILGTGLGQLVNEIDLINEVSYNHIPNFPTATVEFHKGKLIYGTFEGKKVVVMQGRFHIYEGYSLQDVTYPVRIMEKLGIKTLLISNAAGAINLNFKKGELMLIEDHINLQGSSPLAFKGVEKMGERFTDMSAPYDAEINSQFKTIAKTNNITLHEGVYASVVGPQLETRAEYRMLKILGADAVGMSTVPEIIVANHLKLKVAAVSVLTDECDPNNLKPVDITEIIAMAEKAEPNMITLFKELIKTI
- a CDS encoding TIGR04282 family arsenosugar biosynthesis glycosyltransferase, translating into MGILSNNNNETREMATNFYFPTSKNALIIFTRNPELGKCKTRLAKSIGDESALYIYKSLLQHTAHVSKEIPVDRFVFYSNSIQKNDIWDATVFRKKLQQGDDLGSKMENAFLELFQMGYEKIIIIGSDLLDLKKETINNAFDALKKHKVVIGPAEDGGYYLLGLSNMYHFIFNNKSWSEPKLLEETLTDLEENNILFTTLETLNDIDTYEDLIASKAYQSNLDLQHHIKKLHD
- the arsS gene encoding arsenosugar biosynthesis radical SAM (seleno)protein ArsS (Some members of this family are selenoproteins.), whose protein sequence is MIKSLHKRKSELAQSNKQLEILSNGIFQKGELPTFKDKIFETGQFPLKAKKLEILQINVGYMCNQVCSHCHVDAGPDRKEIMTRDTMSQCLEVIKNTGAHTLDLTGGAPEMNPNFRWFVEEASKAGIKDFIVRSNLTIITANKKYNDLPEFFKKYNVHVASSMPHWTKGKTDKQRGDGVFNASIKALKMLNAVGYGMPNSNLRLDLVYNPSGAFLPGNQKSLEKDFKKSLLEEFNIQFHNLFAITNLPISRFLDYLIASENYEDYMYSLVEAYNPSAVANVMCTNTLSISWDGYLFDCDFNQMLELPVNSKVKHISDYNEDLLEGRNIVISQHCYGCTAGAGSSCQGSVA